Proteins from a single region of Paraglaciecola sp. T6c:
- the xylB gene encoding xylulokinase, with translation MFLGVDLGTSGIKLVLTDNSGAIVDSASCAFEVSRPKPLWSEQNPQDWWDGFCTAMDKLHAQHDLSDVLAIGFAGQMHGATLLDEHQQVLRPAILWNDGRCEAQCAEIEQRVPNAHKITGNIIMPGFTAPKLLWVKQHEPELFAKIDKVLLPKDYLRLLLSGDFASDMSDAAGTMWLDVDKRCWHADMLNVCGLNESHMPTLFEGNAITGTLSDDVAKRWNMKSVPLVAGAGDNAAGAIGVGIVKPGQAMLSLGTSGVYFAVSEGFRSNPESAVHSFCHALPHTWHLMSVMLSAASCLQWYAEQVVKKEVSVLLAELEQTTKNQTTNTQDSTQNGPLFLPYLSGERTPHNNPNATGAFFGLTHSSSQAALTHSVLEGVTFGLADGVDALHASGVQVDEITLIGGGAKSAYWRQLIADVLQRPVTYRQGGDVGPGLGAARLAQLAMQPEKPIKQICPQPTLDYVYQPNLEKAKSYAQRRATFSALYKATQEFL, from the coding sequence ATGTTTTTAGGTGTTGATTTAGGCACATCTGGTATCAAGTTGGTGTTAACCGACAACAGCGGTGCAATAGTAGATAGCGCGTCCTGCGCATTTGAAGTATCACGGCCCAAACCCTTGTGGTCGGAGCAAAACCCACAAGACTGGTGGGACGGATTCTGCACTGCTATGGACAAACTTCACGCGCAGCACGACCTGTCTGATGTACTAGCAATTGGTTTTGCAGGTCAAATGCACGGCGCAACCCTACTTGATGAACACCAACAGGTGCTTCGTCCTGCGATACTTTGGAATGATGGACGCTGTGAAGCCCAGTGCGCAGAAATTGAACAGCGGGTTCCCAATGCACACAAGATTACGGGCAACATTATTATGCCTGGCTTTACTGCACCCAAGTTATTATGGGTAAAACAGCATGAGCCAGAACTGTTCGCAAAAATCGATAAAGTGCTACTGCCTAAAGATTATTTACGCTTGCTACTCAGTGGTGATTTTGCCTCGGATATGTCAGATGCCGCAGGCACCATGTGGTTAGATGTAGATAAACGATGCTGGCATGCTGACATGCTTAACGTATGTGGTTTAAACGAATCTCATATGCCAACTCTGTTTGAAGGCAATGCCATTACCGGCACCTTGTCTGATGACGTGGCTAAACGCTGGAACATGAAAAGCGTACCGCTGGTTGCTGGTGCTGGCGATAATGCCGCAGGCGCCATTGGTGTCGGCATTGTCAAACCAGGCCAGGCGATGCTGTCACTTGGTACTTCTGGTGTGTATTTTGCCGTAAGTGAAGGCTTTCGCAGTAATCCTGAGTCAGCGGTACACAGCTTTTGTCACGCCCTGCCCCATACCTGGCATTTGATGTCCGTTATGCTAAGTGCTGCCAGTTGTTTGCAGTGGTACGCCGAGCAAGTCGTTAAAAAAGAAGTATCTGTGCTGCTAGCAGAACTGGAACAAACCACCAAAAATCAAACCACTAACACGCAAGACAGCACCCAAAACGGGCCGTTGTTTTTGCCTTACTTAAGCGGTGAGCGTACTCCTCATAATAACCCCAATGCAACTGGAGCCTTTTTCGGATTAACCCACTCGAGCTCACAAGCGGCTTTGACCCACAGTGTATTAGAGGGTGTAACGTTTGGCCTCGCCGATGGTGTAGATGCATTGCATGCGTCAGGGGTACAGGTGGATGAAATTACCTTGATTGGTGGTGGCGCCAAAAGTGCCTATTGGCGACAACTTATTGCTGATGTTTTGCAGCGCCCAGTAACCTATCGCCAAGGCGGCGATGTGGGCCCAGGTTTAGGTGCCGCTCGCTTAGCGCAATTGGCTATGCAACCAGAGAAACCAATCAAACAGATTTGCCCGCAACCCACGCTTGATTATGTGTATCAACCTAACCTTGAAAAGGCAAAGTCTTATGCCCAACGCCGAGCTACGTTCTCGGCTTTGTACAAGGCAACCCAAGAATTTTTATAG
- the xylA gene encoding xylose isomerase produces MAEYFKDIPKVKFEGTSSDNPLAFRHYNPEELVLGKSMKEHLRLAACYWHNFCWDGADVFGAGTFNRPWLQAGDAMQRAKEKADVAFEFFSKLNIPYYCFHDVDVSPEGNSIKEYINNFAQMTDVLEAKQEETGLKLLWGTANLFSNPRYASGAASSPNPEVFTYGATQVMHAMNATKRLGGENYVLWGGREGYETLLNTDLRQEREQLGRFMNMVVEHKHKIGFKGLLLIEPKPQEPTKHQYDYDTATVYGFLKQYGLENEFKVNIEANHATLAGHSFQHEVATAISLGLFGSIDANRGDPQLGWDTDQFPNSVEELSLVIYEILKAGGFTSGGFNFDTKLRRQSSDPQDMFIAHIGGMDHLAIGLKKAALMIENDFLGQAVSKRYAGWNGELGKGIQGGDFNLESLANLCVDKNLQPKHVSGQQELLENKVNNVLYG; encoded by the coding sequence ATGGCTGAATATTTTAAAGATATCCCTAAAGTAAAATTTGAAGGTACCAGTTCAGACAACCCATTAGCATTTCGCCATTACAACCCAGAAGAACTGGTGCTAGGCAAGAGCATGAAAGAACATTTACGCCTAGCGGCGTGTTACTGGCACAACTTCTGTTGGGACGGCGCTGATGTATTTGGCGCAGGTACGTTTAATCGCCCTTGGCTGCAAGCAGGTGATGCCATGCAGCGCGCAAAAGAAAAAGCTGACGTCGCGTTTGAGTTTTTCTCAAAGCTAAATATTCCTTATTACTGCTTCCACGATGTTGATGTTTCCCCTGAGGGCAACTCAATTAAAGAGTACATTAACAACTTTGCTCAGATGACTGACGTACTAGAAGCCAAACAAGAAGAAACGGGTCTTAAGTTGTTATGGGGCACCGCAAACTTGTTCAGTAACCCACGTTACGCTAGCGGTGCTGCATCTAGCCCGAACCCTGAAGTATTCACTTATGGCGCGACTCAAGTAATGCACGCTATGAATGCGACTAAGCGATTAGGCGGTGAAAACTACGTGCTTTGGGGTGGTCGTGAAGGTTACGAAACCTTGCTAAATACCGATTTACGCCAAGAGCGTGAGCAACTCGGTCGTTTCATGAACATGGTTGTTGAGCATAAGCATAAAATTGGCTTTAAAGGATTATTGCTAATCGAACCTAAGCCACAAGAGCCGACTAAGCACCAGTACGATTACGACACCGCAACTGTTTATGGCTTCTTGAAGCAATACGGTTTAGAAAACGAATTTAAAGTGAACATTGAAGCTAACCACGCCACCTTGGCCGGCCACTCGTTCCAGCATGAAGTCGCTACGGCTATATCACTTGGCTTATTTGGTAGCATCGATGCCAACCGAGGTGACCCTCAACTAGGTTGGGATACCGACCAATTCCCGAATAGCGTTGAAGAATTGTCATTGGTTATTTATGAAATTCTTAAAGCGGGTGGTTTTACATCTGGTGGCTTTAACTTTGATACTAAGTTGCGTCGTCAAAGCTCAGATCCACAAGATATGTTCATCGCCCACATTGGCGGCATGGATCACTTAGCAATTGGCTTGAAAAAAGCCGCGCTGATGATTGAAAATGACTTCCTTGGTCAAGCTGTCAGCAAGCGTTACGCAGGTTGGAACGGCGAGCTAGGTAAGGGTATTCAAGGAGGCGATTTCAACCTTGAGTCACTCGCTAACCTCTGCGTAGATAAGAACCTACAACCTAAGCACGTCAGTGGCCAGCAAGAGTTATTAGAGAACAAGGTTAATAACGTTTTATACGGCTAA
- a CDS encoding sugar porter family MFS transporter, translating to MSQNNENTLMIILVSCVATIGGFLFGFDSGVINGTVDGLQGAFNSDNAGTGFNVSSMLLGCAVGAFSAGRLADRFGRRPLLITAAIFFIISAWGSGVSTSSMEFVVYRILGGLAVGAASVMAPAYISEIAPARFRGTLSSVQQVAIIFGLFSAFVSNYFLANIAGSSTAEFWMGYQAWRWMFWIELIPATLFLVALMFIPESPRYLVMSKNTEKAKRVLNALYGDAQGQTKLQEIEASRETQGSKPKLTDLIDKVSGKIRPIMWVGIGLAVFQQLVGINVVFYYGAVLWQAAGFSESDALMINVISGAVSIAAVFVTMFLIDKVGRKPFLLIGSVGMTFALGTMVYIFANSGLDANGNLSLGDQGVIALIAANAYVFFFNLSWGPVMWVMLGEMFPNQIRGSGLAVAGFAQWGANFIVTFTFPIFLASIGLAGAYSIYALGALISIVFVFKLVQETRGKELEEMQG from the coding sequence TTGTCTCAAAATAACGAAAATACACTGATGATCATTCTTGTCAGTTGCGTTGCAACGATAGGGGGATTCCTATTTGGCTTCGACAGCGGCGTCATAAATGGTACGGTTGATGGATTGCAAGGTGCATTTAATTCCGATAATGCAGGTACTGGCTTCAATGTATCAAGCATGCTGCTAGGTTGCGCTGTTGGCGCATTTAGTGCCGGGCGCTTAGCGGATAGATTTGGACGTCGCCCTTTGCTCATTACAGCAGCCATATTCTTTATTATCAGCGCTTGGGGCTCGGGTGTTTCAACGTCATCGATGGAGTTTGTGGTTTATCGCATTCTGGGTGGTTTAGCCGTAGGTGCAGCGTCAGTCATGGCACCTGCCTATATCAGTGAAATTGCGCCGGCGCGTTTTCGTGGCACGTTGTCATCAGTGCAACAAGTGGCCATCATCTTCGGTCTATTTTCTGCTTTTGTGAGTAATTACTTTCTCGCGAATATTGCTGGCTCATCCACTGCCGAGTTTTGGATGGGCTATCAAGCATGGCGCTGGATGTTCTGGATCGAGCTTATCCCCGCAACGCTTTTTCTTGTGGCGTTAATGTTTATTCCAGAAAGCCCACGTTATTTGGTGATGAGTAAAAACACTGAAAAAGCCAAGCGGGTGTTAAACGCCTTGTACGGCGATGCTCAAGGGCAAACCAAATTGCAAGAAATTGAAGCATCTCGTGAAACGCAAGGATCTAAGCCGAAGCTGACTGACTTGATTGACAAGGTGAGCGGTAAAATACGCCCTATTATGTGGGTCGGTATAGGTCTGGCTGTATTTCAGCAGTTAGTCGGTATTAACGTGGTGTTCTACTACGGCGCTGTTTTATGGCAGGCAGCTGGGTTCTCAGAGTCCGATGCGTTAATGATCAACGTGATAAGTGGTGCAGTCAGCATCGCAGCCGTATTTGTGACTATGTTCCTGATTGATAAAGTCGGGCGCAAACCCTTCTTGTTGATTGGTTCTGTGGGCATGACATTTGCTCTTGGCACCATGGTGTACATTTTTGCTAACTCCGGCCTTGATGCTAATGGCAACTTGAGTTTGGGAGATCAAGGCGTAATCGCACTTATTGCCGCAAATGCTTATGTGTTTTTCTTTAACCTGTCTTGGGGCCCTGTGATGTGGGTGATGTTAGGGGAAATGTTCCCTAATCAAATCCGTGGTTCTGGTTTGGCCGTGGCAGGCTTTGCTCAGTGGGGCGCTAACTTTATAGTGACCTTCACCTTCCCTATATTTTTGGCTTCTATCGGGCTAGCAGGCGCGTACAGTATATACGCACTCGGCGCTTTGATATCCATTGTCTTTGTGTTCAAGCTAGTACAGGAAACGCGAGGCAAAGAGCTGGAAGAAATGCAAGGCTAA
- a CDS encoding glycoside hydrolase family 43 protein gives MHTRYLTLLALSAAMLSGCSEQSSHKEAASDTLQTTASSNAPATHQQKTAKAEHKGLDEYGSKSLPLVSNIYTADPSAHVFDGKLYIYPSHDYEAGIPQNDNGDHFAMRDYHILSMNEVGGEVTDHGVALSVDDVPWAGRQMWAPDAASKNGLYYLYFPLKDQQDIFRIGVATSDSPVGPFTPEAEPMAGSFSMDPAVFEDDDQQHYLFFGGIWGGQLQRWTKGEYSPQDDYPADDAPALMPKAVKLADNMVSMDGEPQDIMILDESGKPIKQGDLERRFFEAAWVHKYQGNYYLSYSTGDTHKIVYAMSENLMGPYTFKGVVLDPVIGWTNHHSIAEFQGKWYLFYHDSTLSKGQTHLRSVKMAELKYNEDGTIVPYQAYYQ, from the coding sequence GTGCACACACGTTATTTAACTCTATTGGCTTTAAGTGCCGCAATGCTTTCAGGTTGTTCAGAACAATCTAGCCACAAAGAAGCCGCAAGCGATACGTTGCAAACTACTGCGAGCTCGAACGCGCCTGCAACACATCAACAAAAAACGGCAAAGGCAGAGCACAAAGGCTTGGATGAGTATGGTTCTAAATCTTTACCTTTAGTCAGCAATATATATACCGCAGACCCTTCTGCACATGTGTTTGACGGTAAGTTGTATATCTACCCGTCACACGATTACGAGGCGGGCATCCCACAAAATGATAACGGTGATCATTTCGCCATGCGTGATTATCATATCCTGTCCATGAATGAAGTCGGCGGAGAAGTCACTGATCATGGCGTAGCGCTATCTGTTGATGATGTGCCTTGGGCGGGTCGTCAAATGTGGGCGCCTGATGCTGCCAGCAAAAACGGCCTGTATTACCTCTATTTTCCGTTAAAAGACCAACAAGATATTTTTCGTATCGGTGTGGCTACAAGTGATTCACCTGTTGGCCCGTTTACGCCTGAAGCAGAGCCAATGGCCGGCAGCTTTAGCATGGATCCCGCCGTATTTGAGGATGATGACCAACAGCACTATTTGTTCTTTGGTGGCATTTGGGGAGGCCAATTGCAGCGCTGGACAAAAGGTGAATACAGTCCCCAAGATGACTACCCTGCAGATGATGCACCAGCCCTGATGCCCAAGGCCGTGAAGCTAGCAGATAACATGGTGTCTATGGATGGTGAGCCACAAGACATCATGATTTTAGATGAAAGCGGCAAGCCCATTAAACAGGGGGATTTAGAGCGCCGGTTCTTTGAAGCCGCTTGGGTACATAAGTATCAAGGAAATTACTACCTGTCTTACTCGACTGGCGATACGCACAAAATTGTTTATGCCATGAGTGAGAACCTCATGGGGCCATATACCTTTAAGGGGGTGGTACTTGACCCCGTTATCGGTTGGACGAATCATCATTCTATCGCTGAGTTTCAAGGCAAATGGTATTTGTTCTATCACGATAGCACGTTATCAAAAGGGCAAACCCACTTACGGAGTGTGAAGATGGCAGAGCTGAAATATAACGAGGATGGCACGATTGTCCCTTACCAAGCTTATTATCAATAA
- a CDS encoding NUDIX hydrolase, with translation MDKKNNDSSKPHMIEALSVDNVVLGIENGRLMVLTAKYNAGLAQGQWGLLGGWVSYDESIDNAAKRILKMITGVDDMYLEQFRAFGEVQRYPAERVVTIAYYALVRPDLYKMMPGGTASHVEWCDVHNLPTLIYDHSTIVKAVLSHLKNKVRHEPVGFNLLPEKFTLLQLQEVYEAILDVKLDKPNFRRKILKMNLLIDCEEKQQGVMHRAASLYRFDMVVYQKLCEHGFNFEF, from the coding sequence TTGGATAAAAAAAACAATGACTCATCTAAGCCTCATATGATTGAAGCCTTGTCAGTAGATAATGTGGTTTTGGGAATTGAAAACGGCCGATTGATGGTGTTAACCGCAAAATATAACGCAGGATTAGCCCAAGGTCAGTGGGGATTATTAGGTGGATGGGTCTCGTACGATGAATCAATCGATAATGCGGCTAAGCGTATTTTGAAAATGATTACTGGCGTGGACGACATGTACCTAGAGCAATTTCGTGCATTCGGTGAGGTTCAGCGTTACCCAGCGGAGCGCGTTGTCACTATTGCTTATTATGCGTTGGTGCGCCCTGATTTATATAAGATGATGCCTGGCGGCACCGCGTCGCATGTTGAATGGTGCGATGTACATAATCTACCGACCTTGATTTACGATCACAGCACTATCGTTAAAGCTGTTTTATCTCATCTTAAAAACAAAGTTCGCCACGAACCTGTTGGCTTCAACCTATTGCCAGAAAAATTCACGTTATTACAGTTACAAGAAGTGTACGAGGCGATCCTAGACGTAAAACTTGATAAGCCGAATTTCAGACGAAAAATTTTGAAGATGAATCTTTTAATTGATTGTGAAGAAAAACAGCAGGGCGTGATGCACCGCGCTGCCAGCCTATATCGATTTGATATGGTGGTGTATCAAAAGCTGTGTGAGCACGGATTTAACTTTGAATTTTGA
- a CDS encoding glycoside hydrolase family 3 N-terminal domain-containing protein, whose product MRMCSIKSVLAVGLASLAFNSLAASGYQDASLPTEKRVSDLLRQMTLQEKVAQLQTVWHEGRELKGPNGAFKTSKAEKILPLGIGHIARPSEDLSPADTVKYTNAIQKWLINNTRLSIPAIFHEEALHGHAASEATSFPQAIAMASTWDPQLIYDIYQASAQEVRARGGNQALTPILDVARDPRWGRIEETMGEDPYLIGELGVSAVKGFQGNEQNIPENRVMATLKHLAGHGQPTGGLNIAPAPIGERALREVFLFPFEAAVTLAHVGSVMASYNEIDGVPSHANKMLLTDILRDEWGFDGLLVSDYYAINELITRHGLAGTKENAAIMALNAGVDVEMPDRDAFPLLEKLVNDKKVSMQKIDTAVARILREKFKLGLFENPYTDESAVNAIVGSQAHRDLAQTTAEKAMVLLKNDGVLPLDKTKIKSVAVIGPHADETLLGGYSDIPRQTVTILDGLRNKLGKNVKVAFSRGALITQDIEDPSPASVKAQSYAKERWNKENMKLADLSNAQALIDDAVALAKRSDVAVVVVGSNEGSSREAWAENHLGDRDSLHLLGKQHELVEAILATGTPTVLILSNGRPLTLGNLYQDAPAIIEAWYLGQETGTAVANVLFGDVNPSGKLPLTLPKTIGQLPVFYNHKPSAKRGYIFGDTAPAFAFGHGLSYTTFDYGDLSIDAVNATANGTVSASFTLTNSGNVDGEEVAQLYIRDVFSSVTRPVKELKGFKRVALKAGESKKVTFELPVNLLAFYDAQMRFVVEPGEIKLMIGSASDDVRLEDTFEITGEISEIQQAQKAYLTKVSVQ is encoded by the coding sequence ATGAGAATGTGTTCGATCAAAAGCGTGCTTGCTGTGGGCTTGGCCTCCTTAGCATTTAATAGCCTTGCAGCCAGCGGTTACCAAGACGCCAGTTTGCCCACCGAAAAAAGGGTAAGTGATTTATTGCGTCAAATGACCCTGCAAGAAAAAGTCGCCCAGCTACAAACCGTGTGGCACGAAGGTCGTGAACTAAAAGGACCAAATGGTGCATTTAAGACCAGCAAGGCCGAAAAAATACTGCCATTGGGCATAGGCCACATTGCTCGTCCCAGTGAAGATCTATCACCCGCTGATACCGTTAAATACACCAATGCGATTCAGAAGTGGTTAATCAATAACACCCGTTTATCCATTCCGGCAATTTTTCATGAAGAAGCGTTACATGGCCATGCCGCCAGTGAAGCCACGAGTTTCCCACAAGCAATTGCTATGGCCAGCACATGGGACCCACAGTTAATTTACGATATTTATCAAGCCAGTGCGCAAGAAGTGCGCGCCCGCGGTGGCAACCAAGCCCTGACCCCAATTCTCGATGTTGCTCGCGACCCTCGTTGGGGCCGGATAGAGGAAACCATGGGCGAAGACCCATATTTAATCGGTGAGTTAGGTGTTTCCGCTGTAAAAGGCTTTCAAGGTAATGAGCAAAATATTCCTGAAAATCGTGTTATGGCGACGCTTAAGCACCTTGCCGGACACGGCCAACCGACAGGCGGCTTAAATATCGCCCCCGCGCCAATTGGCGAACGCGCCCTTCGCGAAGTATTTTTATTTCCCTTTGAAGCAGCGGTAACATTAGCCCACGTAGGCAGTGTGATGGCGTCTTACAACGAGATAGATGGCGTTCCCTCTCACGCAAATAAAATGTTGTTAACCGATATTCTGCGCGATGAATGGGGCTTTGATGGCCTACTAGTCAGTGATTACTATGCGATCAATGAGCTTATCACCCGTCACGGATTAGCGGGCACCAAAGAAAATGCCGCTATCATGGCACTGAATGCCGGTGTCGATGTGGAAATGCCAGACCGAGATGCCTTTCCTCTGCTTGAAAAACTGGTGAATGACAAAAAAGTATCCATGCAAAAAATCGATACTGCGGTGGCGCGCATTCTGCGTGAGAAATTCAAATTAGGCTTATTCGAAAACCCTTATACAGATGAAAGCGCAGTCAACGCTATTGTTGGCAGCCAAGCGCACCGTGACTTAGCGCAGACCACAGCTGAAAAAGCCATGGTGCTGTTAAAGAACGACGGGGTTCTTCCGTTAGATAAAACCAAAATAAAAAGCGTGGCGGTCATTGGCCCCCATGCTGATGAAACCTTATTAGGAGGCTACAGCGATATTCCGCGTCAAACGGTGACCATTTTAGACGGATTGCGAAACAAATTAGGTAAAAATGTCAAGGTCGCGTTTTCTCGTGGTGCCCTTATTACACAGGACATTGAAGACCCATCACCCGCGTCAGTAAAAGCGCAAAGCTACGCTAAAGAGCGCTGGAACAAAGAGAACATGAAGCTTGCCGATTTGAGCAACGCTCAAGCACTTATTGATGATGCAGTTGCCCTGGCCAAGCGCAGCGATGTCGCCGTGGTCGTGGTGGGCTCAAATGAAGGGAGCTCCCGTGAAGCCTGGGCTGAGAATCACTTAGGGGATCGTGATTCATTGCATTTATTGGGCAAACAGCACGAACTGGTTGAAGCGATTTTAGCCACGGGCACACCGACTGTGCTGATCCTGTCAAATGGTCGCCCGCTTACATTAGGTAACCTGTATCAAGACGCTCCCGCAATTATTGAAGCTTGGTATTTAGGGCAAGAAACGGGTACCGCAGTAGCAAATGTACTCTTTGGTGACGTAAACCCTAGTGGTAAATTGCCCTTAACCCTGCCAAAAACGATTGGTCAGCTACCTGTGTTTTACAACCACAAACCATCCGCCAAGCGTGGTTATATTTTTGGTGACACCGCTCCTGCATTCGCCTTTGGCCATGGGTTGAGTTACACCACGTTTGACTATGGTGATTTGTCCATTGATGCCGTAAATGCCACAGCGAACGGCACTGTAAGCGCAAGCTTTACACTAACCAATAGCGGCAATGTTGACGGCGAAGAAGTAGCTCAGCTGTATATTCGCGATGTGTTTTCCAGTGTGACTCGCCCTGTGAAAGAGCTAAAAGGCTTCAAGCGAGTAGCGCTTAAAGCAGGTGAGAGCAAGAAGGTCACATTCGAATTACCGGTCAATCTATTGGCGTTTTACGATGCACAGATGCGTTTTGTGGTAGAGCCAGGTGAAATAAAGCTGATGATCGGCAGTGCTTCAGATGATGTACGTTTAGAAGACACATTTGAAATTACTGGCGAAATTAGTGAAATACAACAAGCGCAAAAAGCTTATTTGACCAAAGTGAGTGTGCAATAG
- a CDS encoding endonuclease/exonuclease/phosphatase family protein — protein sequence MRIVTYNIHSGVGVDKVQSYARIGQFLASQCVDIALIQEMDTRPPERSIQDDVEQICAGHFTQLISSPALQESSGWYGNAVLSRYPVLSKRTLDVSQSGFQPRNIQEVVLDTSLGPLRVINTHKGLKKQERRKQFALLAEYLREKMAGSKIPIVLGGDFNEWQFMTKAFKDINQVLNENPVRATFPVAWPLFRLDRLWTSFDLSLMKKRDANISSISASVLKTPQTRQFSDHYPILLDIAQRQ from the coding sequence ATGCGGATTGTAACTTACAATATTCACAGCGGCGTTGGGGTTGATAAAGTGCAAAGCTACGCACGTATAGGGCAGTTTTTGGCGAGTCAGTGTGTAGATATTGCGCTAATCCAAGAAATGGACACGCGGCCGCCCGAGCGCAGCATTCAGGATGATGTTGAACAAATATGTGCAGGGCACTTTACTCAGCTTATCTCGTCACCCGCTTTGCAAGAATCCAGCGGTTGGTATGGAAACGCTGTCCTGAGCCGTTATCCGGTACTATCCAAAAGAACCTTGGATGTCAGTCAAAGCGGCTTTCAGCCGCGTAATATTCAAGAGGTGGTCTTGGACACAAGTTTAGGCCCCCTTAGAGTCATAAACACCCACAAGGGACTGAAGAAACAAGAGAGACGCAAGCAATTTGCCTTGCTTGCTGAGTACCTACGGGAAAAGATGGCGGGCTCGAAAATACCCATAGTGTTAGGGGGAGACTTTAACGAATGGCAATTTATGACCAAGGCGTTCAAAGATATTAACCAAGTCTTAAATGAAAACCCCGTTCGAGCGACTTTCCCCGTCGCGTGGCCGCTGTTTAGGTTGGACCGGTTGTGGACATCCTTTGACTTAAGCCTTATGAAGAAGCGGGATGCTAACATCAGTAGTATCAGCGCAAGCGTGCTCAAAACGCCACAGACACGTCAGTTTTCAGATCACTATCCGATTTTGCTAGACATAGCACAAAGGCAATAG